TGATCCAATCGACTCGACTGTTATAGGATGACCTGGTCAGCCATGAAACCCATTCGGTGCCGTTGTACACCAGGATATCtccgtcatcgtcggagTGTTGCTGAACATCGTTGCCGCTGGCAAGGATTTGGCGAATCTCGTTGTTTGAGATGTATCCCCGAGTCCCTGTGCACCGACCTGGGGCTGCGTCGGATTCGGGGCCCACATATTTGCAATCAGGGCCCCAACACCCTTCTTCAGCCATCTTGAAGCTTCTACCATACAAGGGCATGCCGATTATGAGTTTATTCGCGGGAACACCCGCCTTTGTCACCATAGAGAGCGAGTTTTTCGTCTCGGTTTTGTTGACATGGGAACGCATGCAGTCACCGTTGTCGCAGTACTCTCTGAAGTAGGCGTCAGAATACCCAATGTCTTTTCTTGAACAATAGGCTACTGGAAAGATAAAGAACTTACACAGCCCATTCATTCCCGTAATCCCACTGTCCGTGAAGATCGTAGGTCATGTATATAATGTAGTCAACGACCTTACTTATCTCCGCAATAGGAAAGCCTTGCAGGTACCAGTAAGATGCAGGAGCCGCAATCCCAATAGTTAGGTCCGCAGGCAGTGCTTCTCGTACAAGCTTGAGGAACTTCAGATAGTTGGGACCATCTTCGGGTGAGCCTGCAGGAATTCCAGGGATGTCAGGAGCACCAGGATATTCCCAGTCAAAGTCAACGCCGTCGAGCTCGTTATCAATAACGAACTGGACGACATTATCAGCAAACAGCTGTCTCTGCTCAGCCGTCACCCCTTCGCGAAAAATCGGGAAAGTGTCATATTCTGTCGAGAATGACCACCCACCAAAGGAGAGAATGCGCTTGCTTGTTCGGATTTGTTTGAATTCGTCAAACATGTCTTGGAGGTCTCCCAGTTCAACCTCAAAGGACTTGGAAATACCAGCAAACGCAAAATGCTGTAGAATGTTAGCTCTAGCCTCCAGACTACGCAGTATGGAGCCAACTTACGATGTGAGTCCAGTCCGTTGAGATGTGGCGCGGCTGTTGATGTTAGTTAAGGGCCCATGCCGGAATATAAGAGAAAGCTTACCAGCATATGAAGGCACGGCCTGTCCAGGTTAAAGGCTTCAAAGTATCCAACCCGCATGAATTTTGCCGGGGGCTCATCGTTGTTAACGACGTCCATCCCGCAGTTTGCAATGCAGCCATTACTGTGTGGCTTTGCAGTACCAGGGGCACCAGTATCGGATGGGCTTTCAATGCAAAACTCCTCTGTTATACCACACTGGGCCCAGACGTTACAGCAAACCCTTAGTGGACATGGATTCAAGTTCACCAGGTCCGACATGTCATCCGGTCTTTCAGTTCCAGGAACCTGTGGACCACACACAGCGTTTTCAACTGGTGCCGGCATGGGTGGGTCGCCCTTGCTAAGGCAGATGATATTGCCCTGCTGCAAGGCGTCGCATCCCATCCAGGCCCAGGTGTTACCATTTCGGTCCTCAACATCTTCCGTGGTCATGCCGTTTGCATTCGCAATGGAATCGCAGGTGTCATCACTCTTAATTGTATACGTCTTGCAGGACCCGTCCGGATTCGGTTGAGGAGAGAAATCCGGTAGATTACCGGATGAACAGCAGACGTATTTACCAACCTGTACGGGGTCGCAAACATCCTGGCCGTTGTATTCTTTAAGCTTATCCTGGGTAATGCCGCACCTGTCAGCCAGTGCCCAGCAGCCGTCGCCGGCTTCTGCCTGGATATATTTGCAGGTAGCCCGTTGTGCAGAAGTAGCGTTCGAGCTCGGAGCAACAGATATTTTAGTACCCGGAATGACCGTGATGGTTTCATTCCACCCCGGTCCACCAGTGGAAGACACGAGGCACTCGGCGTCGTTCCACTGGCGCAGGGCATCTTGGACAGACTCGAGGTTGCCAGTGGAATCAGCAACGATCCCAAAGACACGAGAGGTGATGGAATCGCCACTGCAAATCTGCGCTGCAGTCCGATCCGCAACCGGGGCCTTCCTAACTTCCTGCTTGAGAAAGCTTTGGACGAGGCGGGTCGACGTTTCGGCGTCGAACTGGGAGCCAATGTGAACACCTACAATGGTCTTCCCTGATTTTGCAAGGAGGTGGCGTGCAGAGGAGGTACCGGGAGTCTTGCTCCTTGGGGCATTGACTATCGCCGTTGCCGCAGTTGTAATGGCTGGCACGTCGAGCGAACCCGCAGCCGAGTCCCAGCGAAGGACCTTCACGCTTGCTTCGACCTTGTTAGGCTCTGCAGTTCCAGCAGCCCTGGTAAAGGCAGCACCCAGCTCGGAAACCGTTTCGGTTACAATCGAGAGCCACTGCCTCTTCAGAGGGGCAGGCTGGTCGCTTTCAGCAACGGAGCATGCTCTCAGTGTCGAATGCGCGTTCGGCCGGTTGACCTTGTTGTAGACATTGAGATCAAATAGAATGGTCTGGTTACAGGAATCCAACTGCGATAGGCTTCTATAGCGCGACCAGCTTTGTAGTTTATCCTCTGTACAAGAGACTGGGCAACGagcagaggctgagaaggggtCAAACGAAGCAGCATGTGTGAAATTTAGAACACCGAAAAGATATATTGGAAGAATACATGCAAGGAAATGCCTTTGCGACCACATTTTGGCGTGGAAGCGCTCCAGGGGCTGTCTTGGATTGGAGCAGTCTTCAGTCGTCAAGAGAAGGATCGGTGCTATATAACTGGCATTGTTTTAAGCAGCGGCAAGATAATTTGATTTTTCGTAGTCATGAAAGTCCCGCAACCAACACACTACTACCTGGGATGTATCCCTGTGAAGCCACTTTTACTAGTATAGCTGCTACTTTGAGCAAGGAGATAACCAGAACTCCGCCTTTGCCGCTGTTCCAACACGCTCGGAGATGAGTTGGGGCCACAATAGGCGATGTACAAAGTATGCCAGAAGTACACCACGACCTAGGGGTTCAACATCTATGCAGGATTCGGTCCAATCCCGTGGCTCTCTCGCATGTCTAACTGTTGGGACAAGGATGTTCGGCTCAGGGCCCCTTTCAATGCGGCAACTTGACGCCGAAGCCTGTGATTTTCATCGGATTGCCAAGTACGCTACGACCAACAAGCCCTAATATCTGTGCAGCGCCGCAAAGGCTTATCCAATGCGATATCGCTTTGGCTTGGCTACGAACGCACTAGGCGGCCATGGCCTCTGGTTCAAAACCTTGGCCCAACATGAGTTATGTTTAAATTGCGGCGCAGAAGGCTAACGGAAACGTCGGTTGGTCTGGGCATGGCGCGTATACTGGGAACAACAGGTCTGCTTCACCCTTCGACCAGTCATTTGCTCCAGTCGCCGTACCTCGCAGAGTCAGTGTGATGGCTCCTACATGGATTCACCCTCTGTTGGTGTTGCACTCCTCTCCTACTAGATACGGAAGAACTTGCGAGTCACCAGGGGTGGCCAGTGCCACGACAATGGTGTTATTCGGATACCCCTCTGGTCCCCCTGCTATATCACGGCCGGCCTGCCATCCCTCTACCACTTTCTTGAGTAATAACCAAAGTTGGTTTCTCATG
This region of Aspergillus puulaauensis MK2 DNA, chromosome 5, nearly complete sequence genomic DNA includes:
- a CDS encoding uncharacterized protein (CAZy:GH18;~COG:G;~EggNog:ENOG410PIGP;~InterPro:IPR011583,IPR029070,IPR001223,IPR017853, IPR018392,IPR001579,IPR036779;~PFAM:PF00704,PF01476;~SECRETED:SignalP(1-25);~go_function: GO:0004553 - hydrolase activity, hydrolyzing O-glycosyl compounds [Evidence IEA];~go_function: GO:0008061 - chitin binding [Evidence IEA];~go_process: GO:0005975 - carbohydrate metabolic process [Evidence IEA]), whose translation is MWSQRHFLACILPIYLFGVLNFTHAASFDPFSASARCPVSCTEDKLQSWSRYRSLSQLDSCNQTILFDLNVYNKVNRPNAHSTLRACSVAESDQPAPLKRQWLSIVTETVSELGAAFTRAAGTAEPNKVEASVKVLRWDSAAGSLDVPAITTAATAIVNAPRSKTPGTSSARHLLAKSGKTIVGVHIGSQFDAETSTRLVQSFLKQEVRKAPVADRTAAQICSGDSITSRVFGIVADSTGNLESVQDALRQWNDAECLVSSTGGPGWNETITVIPGTKISVAPSSNATSAQRATCKYIQAEAGDGCWALADRCGITQDKLKEYNGQDVCDPVQVGKYVCCSSGNLPDFSPQPNPDGSCKTYTIKSDDTCDSIANANGMTTEDVEDRNGNTWAWMGCDALQQGNIICLSKGDPPMPAPVENAVCGPQVPGTERPDDMSDLVNLNPCPLRVCCNVWAQCGITEEFCIESPSDTGAPGTAKPHSNGCIANCGMDVVNNDEPPAKFMRVGYFEAFNLDRPCLHMLPRHISTDWTHIHFAFAGISKSFEVELGDLQDMFDEFKQIRTSKRILSFGGWSFSTEYDTFPIFREGVTAEQRQLFADNVVQFVIDNELDGVDFDWEYPGAPDIPGIPAGSPEDGPNYLKFLKLVREALPADLTIGIAAPASYWYLQGFPIAEISKVVDYIIYMTYDLHGQWDYGNEWAVEYCDNGDCMRSHVNKTETKNSLSMVTKAGVPANKLIIGMPLYGRSFKMAEEGCWGPDCKYVGPESDAAPGRCTGTRGYISNNEIRQILASGNDVQQHSDDDGDILVYNGTEWVSWLTRSSYNSRVDWITGLNMGGTSDWAIDLDSAYAVGDGPGSPGGPGTGVVYISPDLYEEDDPVVKCDQYPCTFVFPPWRLESPTTIKPSPTTLTYEEYWSTTQYFAAEDATITTTVGSIGTTIITPSPVTLSSIDVWNHVQEEGDETIIWLTSSVRLEPSTFTKTYEGPNSTSTSNRWRPPITWTWSPGPYPVIPLPTPTGPGSNPDDPSSPSPPPPPPSNYPPSVTFSEGLPTPTCGPGEDCGGFPCANDCDSSDIGGCSGVCGCLGGCPPGAGNCVGRSCGGGGGSSGGGGGGDGPDDSQTTCSTRQTASWCMERCTVKNFPSTTTTACTEDCTRTFTACSATDSTTSTTTTARCRPLTSSPQDLEGIQIVVTSGSNDYTMPPIPTSEPDDDGDDGDGGNPDPDPTDSDPPYPTTPPDPKPYCFRDHNADGRYKAFTFDDFADMVDAICYQPSVDELSPDNTLGFVWGDPGSLQISVIWAENQSGCKPKSPQPMGDYCKQTFIDFGYTCDLDFDQDEWYGGGFVDNYEHGCVVWAIMHDTRQPRSLSAGE